The following are encoded together in the Streptomyces tsukubensis genome:
- a CDS encoding SseB family protein → MYGYDQNAGARQSYAPPQPPPQQHAPGGYGQQQAPLYPEPSPPSLADAVRAFTTGSMAAEDFQQIFAGSKVYCPRGDNPGFLALHNTQQPVIPMFTSLKELRRYAGKDSKYFVITGAEVIDLLPTGYGFVLDMEGDHRMVFDAKAVEQMVDFAMRRMYG, encoded by the coding sequence ATGTACGGCTACGACCAGAACGCGGGCGCCCGGCAGAGCTACGCGCCGCCGCAGCCGCCGCCGCAGCAGCACGCGCCCGGCGGGTACGGGCAGCAGCAGGCCCCGCTCTATCCGGAGCCGTCACCCCCCTCTCTCGCCGACGCGGTACGGGCCTTCACCACGGGCTCCATGGCCGCCGAGGACTTCCAGCAGATCTTCGCGGGGTCGAAGGTCTACTGCCCGCGCGGTGACAATCCGGGGTTCCTGGCGCTGCACAACACCCAGCAGCCCGTCATCCCGATGTTCACCTCGCTCAAGGAACTGCGTCGCTACGCGGGCAAGGACTCCAAGTATTTCGTGATCACCGGCGCCGAGGTGATCGACCTGCTCCCGACCGGGTACGGCTTCGTACTCGACATGGAGGGCGACCACCGGATGGTCTTCGACGCGAAGGCCGTGGAGCAGATGGTCGACTTCGCGATGCGGCGGATGTACGGCTGA
- a CDS encoding acyl-CoA dehydrogenase, giving the protein MGHYKSNLRDIEFNLFEVLGRDKVYGTGPFAEMDTDTARSILQEMARLSENELAESFADADRNPPVFDPATNTAPVPATFRKSYQAFMDSEYWRLGLPEEIGGTTAPRSLIWAYAELILGANPAVWMYSSGPAFAGILYEEGNEAQKKVAEIAVDKQWGSTMVLTEPDAGSDVGAGRTKAVEQEDGSWHIEGVKRFITSGEHDMSENILHYVLARPEGGKPGTKGLSLFLVPKFHFDWETGELGTRNGVHATNVEHKMGLKASNTCEMTFGDQHPAKGWLIGDKHDGIRQMFRIIEFARMMVGTKAIATLSTGYLNALEYAKERVQGPDLAQFMDKTAPKVTITHHPDVRRALMTQKAYAEGMRALVLHTAAVQDEIAAKETADEDTTELNALNDLLLPIVKGYGSEKSYEQLSQSLQTFGGSGYLQEYPLEQYIRDAKIDTLYEGTTAIQGQDFFFRKIVRNQGAALNSVAEEIKKFIAVGPGGEGLAGARDRLAKAAVDLEAIVGAMLTDLAATEKDVKSIYKVGLNTSRLLLTSGDVIVGYLLLRGAAVAAEKLPTAATKDKAFYEGKIAAAKFFAANVLPGVSVQREIAEGVDLDLMELDEAAF; this is encoded by the coding sequence ATGGGGCACTACAAGTCGAATCTCCGCGACATCGAGTTCAACCTCTTCGAGGTTCTCGGCCGGGACAAGGTCTACGGCACAGGACCCTTCGCCGAGATGGACACCGATACGGCCAGAAGCATCCTCCAGGAGATGGCCAGGCTGTCCGAGAACGAACTGGCCGAATCCTTCGCCGACGCCGACCGCAACCCGCCGGTCTTCGACCCGGCGACGAACACGGCCCCCGTCCCCGCCACGTTCAGGAAGTCGTACCAGGCGTTCATGGACTCCGAGTACTGGCGCCTCGGCCTGCCCGAGGAGATCGGCGGCACCACCGCCCCGCGCTCCCTGATCTGGGCCTACGCCGAGCTGATCCTGGGCGCCAACCCCGCCGTCTGGATGTACTCCTCGGGCCCCGCCTTCGCGGGCATCCTCTACGAGGAGGGCAACGAGGCGCAGAAGAAGGTCGCCGAGATCGCCGTCGACAAGCAGTGGGGCTCCACCATGGTCCTCACCGAGCCCGACGCGGGCTCGGACGTCGGCGCGGGCCGTACGAAGGCGGTCGAGCAGGAGGACGGCTCCTGGCACATCGAGGGCGTGAAGCGCTTCATCACCTCCGGTGAGCACGACATGTCGGAGAACATCCTCCACTACGTACTGGCCCGCCCCGAGGGCGGAAAGCCCGGCACCAAGGGGCTCTCGCTCTTCCTCGTACCGAAGTTCCACTTCGACTGGGAGACCGGCGAGCTGGGGACGCGCAACGGCGTCCACGCCACCAACGTCGAGCACAAGATGGGCCTCAAGGCCTCCAACACCTGCGAGATGACCTTCGGCGACCAGCACCCCGCCAAGGGCTGGCTGATCGGCGACAAGCACGACGGCATCCGCCAGATGTTCCGCATCATCGAGTTCGCCCGCATGATGGTCGGCACGAAGGCCATCGCCACGCTCTCCACCGGCTACCTCAACGCCCTTGAGTACGCCAAGGAGCGCGTCCAGGGCCCCGACCTGGCGCAGTTCATGGACAAGACCGCGCCCAAGGTCACCATCACCCACCACCCCGACGTGCGCCGCGCCCTCATGACGCAGAAGGCGTACGCGGAGGGCATGCGCGCCCTCGTCCTGCACACCGCGGCCGTTCAGGACGAGATCGCCGCGAAGGAGACGGCCGACGAGGACACCACGGAGCTGAACGCCCTCAACGACCTGCTGCTGCCCATCGTGAAGGGGTACGGCTCCGAGAAGTCCTACGAGCAGCTCTCGCAGTCCCTCCAGACCTTCGGCGGCTCCGGTTACCTCCAGGAGTACCCGCTGGAGCAGTACATCCGGGACGCCAAGATCGACACCCTCTACGAGGGCACCACGGCCATCCAGGGCCAGGACTTCTTCTTCCGCAAGATCGTCCGCAACCAGGGTGCCGCGCTCAACTCCGTGGCCGAGGAGATCAAGAAGTTCATCGCCGTGGGGCCCGGCGGCGAAGGACTGGCGGGCGCCCGCGACCGGCTCGCCAAGGCCGCCGTCGACCTGGAGGCCATCGTCGGCGCCATGCTGACCGACCTCGCTGCGACCGAGAAGGACGTCAAGTCCATCTACAAGGTCGGCCTCAACACCAGCCGTCTGCTGCTGACATCGGGCGACGTGATCGTCGGCTACCTGCTGCTGCGCGGCGCCGCCGTCGCCGCGGAGAAGCTGCCCACGGCCGCCACCAAGGACAAGGCCTTCTACGAGGGCAAGATCGCCGCGGCGAAGTTCTTCGCCGCCAACGTCCTGCCCGGCGTCTCCGTCCAGCGCGAGATCGCGGAAGGCGTCGACCTGGACCTCATGGAGCTGGACGAGGCGGCGTTCTGA
- a CDS encoding MbtH family protein: MANPFDDPDGTFKVLVNDEGQHSLWPDFVEVPDGWATVHGPTGREACVAYIDTHWTDMRPASLAAASPSQH, from the coding sequence ATGGCCAATCCCTTCGACGACCCGGACGGCACCTTCAAGGTCCTGGTCAACGACGAGGGGCAGCACTCCCTCTGGCCGGACTTCGTCGAGGTCCCCGACGGGTGGGCCACCGTCCACGGCCCGACAGGAAGGGAGGCCTGCGTCGCGTACATCGACACCCACTGGACCGACATGCGGCCTGCTTCCCTGGCCGCCGCCAGCCCGTCCCAGCACTGA
- a CDS encoding ArsR/SmtB family transcription factor, giving the protein MVAPETRLASSLRLHFTYDDLLRVSISEEVPPHVETFFALRSLSGPSTAALADWTARVRPELDPFWRLLTLLGQCVPRPSTLLRLFAGASQETRALQLRTGATGEQLRDALSHFWQVALEPFWKRIVTHVRGRQTKLRRQLAGGGVEDLLSHLPGGGTWQQPVLSLPDDLSADVPLSGRGLHITSSVFLQQRNRRILESTNGQGRPTLYVQAPLEEDEAESVWEEAGGEERSLAALMGAARARVLQALTERRTTGELAQLAGISGPGASQHTAVLRKAGLITTRRERNLAWHELTPLGRAMLNNLEAFGRTDIAVRPPSARVPMG; this is encoded by the coding sequence ATGGTTGCGCCCGAGACCCGGCTGGCTTCCTCGCTTCGACTGCACTTCACCTATGACGACTTGCTGAGGGTCAGTATCAGCGAGGAGGTCCCACCGCACGTCGAGACATTCTTCGCGCTGCGTTCGCTGTCCGGCCCGAGCACCGCGGCGCTGGCGGACTGGACGGCCAGAGTACGGCCGGAACTGGACCCCTTCTGGCGGCTGCTCACCTTGCTGGGGCAGTGCGTCCCGCGCCCGTCCACGCTGTTGAGGCTCTTCGCCGGCGCTTCGCAGGAGACCAGAGCCCTGCAATTGAGAACCGGGGCCACCGGAGAGCAGTTGCGGGACGCCCTGAGCCACTTCTGGCAGGTGGCGCTGGAACCCTTCTGGAAGCGCATCGTCACGCACGTCCGCGGCCGTCAGACGAAGCTGCGGAGGCAGCTGGCGGGCGGCGGAGTGGAGGACCTGCTCTCCCACCTCCCGGGCGGCGGCACCTGGCAGCAGCCCGTACTGAGCCTGCCTGACGACCTGTCCGCTGATGTCCCGCTCTCCGGACGGGGGCTGCACATCACCTCGTCGGTCTTCCTCCAGCAGCGCAACCGCAGGATCCTGGAGAGCACCAACGGCCAGGGCCGGCCCACGCTGTACGTGCAGGCCCCGCTGGAGGAGGACGAGGCCGAGTCGGTCTGGGAGGAGGCGGGCGGCGAGGAGCGTTCGCTGGCCGCCCTCATGGGGGCCGCCAGGGCCAGGGTGCTACAGGCCCTCACCGAGCGGCGGACGACGGGGGAGCTGGCCCAGCTGGCGGGCATCTCGGGACCGGGGGCCAGCCAGCACACGGCCGTTCTGCGAAAGGCGGGGCTCATCACCACGCGCCGTGAACGGAACCTGGCCTGGCACGAGTTGACGCCGCTCGGAAGGGCGATGCTGAACAACCTGGAGGCGTTCGGCAGGACGGACATCGCGGTCCGTCCCCCGTCGGCGCGCGTGCCGATGGGCTAG
- a CDS encoding histidinol-phosphate transaminase, whose translation MTVADGIPLTLHSLALNETPYPPLESVRKAVADCVPELHRYPQFYADDLIRSVARWRGVQPESVIIGSGSVGVALQALQAFTDGPDDEVVYGWRAFDAYPIITDMAGARRVEVPLTPDGEQDLEAILRSVTARTRVVILCNPHNPTGTAIGARALEDFLDALPKGVLVLLDEAYMEFARDDTLPRGLDLLRAGREDLVVLRTFSKAYGLAGLRIGYGLSTPETSRRIRQMSVPYSITESARVAVDASITAEAELAERIATITAERARVQAALRALGWRVFESRANFLWLEEPERCASFHRACAEAGVQVRLYPGEGIRLTIGTREANDQVLETARGL comes from the coding sequence ATGACGGTGGCCGACGGGATTCCGCTCACCCTGCATTCCCTGGCGCTCAATGAGACGCCGTACCCGCCCCTGGAGAGCGTGCGGAAAGCCGTAGCGGACTGCGTTCCCGAGCTGCATCGCTATCCGCAGTTCTACGCCGACGACCTCATCAGGTCCGTCGCGCGATGGCGGGGCGTCCAGCCGGAGTCCGTGATCATCGGCAGCGGCTCGGTGGGAGTCGCCCTCCAGGCTCTGCAAGCGTTCACGGACGGCCCGGACGACGAGGTCGTCTACGGCTGGCGCGCCTTCGACGCCTATCCGATCATCACGGACATGGCCGGCGCGCGCCGCGTCGAGGTCCCGCTCACCCCTGACGGCGAACAGGACCTCGAAGCCATCCTGCGGTCGGTCACCGCACGCACCCGCGTGGTGATCCTGTGCAACCCGCACAACCCCACAGGAACCGCCATCGGGGCGCGCGCGCTGGAGGACTTCCTCGACGCCCTGCCGAAAGGCGTCCTCGTCCTGCTCGACGAGGCGTACATGGAGTTCGCCCGGGACGACACACTGCCGCGGGGGCTCGACCTCCTGCGGGCGGGGCGCGAGGACCTCGTGGTCCTGCGCACCTTCTCCAAGGCGTACGGCCTGGCCGGTCTCCGTATCGGGTACGGCCTCAGCACTCCGGAGACGTCCCGCAGGATCCGGCAGATGTCCGTCCCGTACTCCATCACGGAGAGCGCGCGCGTAGCCGTGGACGCGTCCATCACCGCCGAGGCCGAACTGGCGGAGCGCATCGCCACCATCACCGCAGAACGGGCCCGCGTGCAGGCGGCCCTGCGCGCCCTGGGCTGGCGGGTGTTCGAGAGCCGTGCCAACTTCCTCTGGCTGGAGGAGCCGGAGCGCTGCGCGTCCTTCCACCGCGCGTGTGCCGAGGCGGGCGTCCAGGTGCGCCTCTACCCGGGCGAGGGAATCCGGCTGACCATCGGAACCCGCGAAGCCAACGACCAGGTCCTGGAGACGGCGCGCGGCCTCTGA
- a CDS encoding methyltransferase domain-containing protein has product MSDGTIAFDRSAQIFNSSIATWAVSAAWDVGIFRALTEADQIDIPWYAKNEEMHEPSLRALLRALSYADVVEVDFDRVTRGATFEEFSRSKGLLQWLTKGYGSLFQRMGDVVYEKHRTGDFIQRDSSAVSIACRDANDVFMDAAFTAVLETLDFSVAADLGCGSGERLIQLAKRDPSLKCVGIDIAAGAIEVGTKAVAENGLQDRVTLVQGDARKLGDYPEFADVELMASFLMGHDFWPRENCVELFRQFRKQLPNLKHFLLCDTHRHPDDATSDLPLFTMGFETAHALMGQYIPTRSEWESVFEESGWKCVRQHVYSTPANTVIFQLERADGE; this is encoded by the coding sequence ATGAGCGACGGAACCATTGCGTTCGACAGATCGGCACAGATCTTCAACTCCTCGATCGCCACTTGGGCGGTCAGTGCGGCATGGGATGTCGGAATCTTCAGGGCGCTCACAGAAGCGGACCAGATCGACATCCCCTGGTACGCGAAGAACGAAGAAATGCACGAGCCCTCGCTGCGAGCCCTCCTGCGTGCTCTTTCCTACGCCGATGTCGTCGAGGTCGACTTCGACCGGGTCACAAGGGGCGCCACCTTCGAGGAATTCTCCCGCTCCAAGGGACTCCTCCAGTGGCTGACCAAGGGATACGGTTCGCTCTTTCAGCGCATGGGTGACGTCGTCTACGAGAAGCACCGCACGGGCGACTTCATCCAGCGGGACAGCAGTGCGGTCAGCATCGCCTGCCGGGACGCCAACGACGTCTTCATGGACGCCGCGTTCACCGCGGTCCTGGAGACCCTGGACTTCTCCGTCGCCGCCGACCTCGGCTGCGGCAGCGGCGAACGCCTCATCCAGCTGGCCAAGCGTGATCCCTCGCTGAAGTGCGTGGGCATCGACATCGCGGCGGGCGCCATCGAGGTCGGCACCAAAGCCGTGGCGGAGAACGGCCTCCAGGACCGCGTGACCCTGGTCCAGGGAGACGCCAGGAAGCTGGGCGATTACCCGGAGTTCGCGGACGTGGAGCTGATGGCGTCCTTCCTCATGGGGCACGACTTCTGGCCCCGGGAGAATTGCGTCGAGCTGTTCCGGCAATTCCGCAAGCAGCTCCCCAACCTGAAGCACTTCCTGCTCTGCGATACCCACAGGCACCCCGACGATGCGACGTCCGACCTTCCCCTCTTCACGATGGGATTCGAAACCGCGCATGCGCTGATGGGCCAGTACATTCCCACCCGATCGGAATGGGAATCGGTCTTCGAGGAGTCCGGCTGGAAGTGCGTGCGGCAGCACGTGTACAGCACGCCCGCGAACACCGTCATATTCCAGCTGGAGCGGGCCGACGGTGAGTGA
- the aspS gene encoding aspartate--tRNA ligase yields the protein MHRYRSHTCGELRASDVGTDVRLSGWLHNRRDLGGILFIDLRDHYGITQLVARPGTAAAETLDKLSKETVVRVDGKVVSRGADNVNPDLPTGEIEIEASEVEVLGEAGPLPFTINAEDGVNEERRLEYRFLDLRRERMHRNIMLRSSVIASIRSKMVALGFNEMATPILTATSPEGARDFVVPSRLNPGRFYALPQAPQQFKQLLMISGFDRYFQIAPCFRDEDARADRSPGEFYQLDVEMSFVEQEDVFRPIEKLMTELFTEFGGGREVTSPFPRIPFRESMLKYGNDKPDLRAKLELHDITDVFEGSEFKAFAGKHVRALPVPDTAKQSRKFFDGLGDYAVEQGAKGLAWVRVGEDGALAGPIAKFLTEENVKALTDRLGLTPGHAVFFGAGEFDEVSKIMSAVRVEAAKRAGHFEEGVFRFCWIVDFPMYEKDEETGKIDFSHNPFSMPQGGMDDLESKDPLSILAWQYDIVCNGIELSSGAIRNHEPEVMLKAFEIAGYDRETVEHEFAGMLRAFRLGAPPHGGIAPGVDRIVMLLADEPNIRETITFPLNGNAQDLMMGAPTELDESRLRELNIQLRKPVTK from the coding sequence ATGCATCGGTACAGGTCCCACACCTGCGGCGAGCTCCGCGCCTCTGACGTCGGCACCGACGTCCGGCTGAGCGGCTGGCTGCACAATCGCCGAGACCTGGGTGGCATCCTCTTCATCGATCTGCGCGACCACTACGGCATCACGCAGCTCGTGGCCCGCCCCGGCACCGCGGCGGCCGAGACCCTGGACAAGCTGTCCAAGGAGACGGTGGTCCGCGTCGACGGCAAGGTCGTCTCGCGCGGCGCCGACAACGTCAACCCCGACCTGCCCACCGGCGAGATCGAGATCGAGGCCTCCGAGGTCGAGGTGCTCGGCGAGGCGGGCCCGCTCCCCTTCACGATCAACGCCGAGGACGGCGTCAACGAGGAGCGGCGCCTTGAGTACCGCTTCCTCGACCTGCGCCGCGAGCGCATGCACCGCAACATCATGCTGCGGTCCTCGGTGATCGCCTCGATCCGCAGCAAGATGGTGGCGCTCGGCTTCAACGAGATGGCGACCCCGATCCTCACCGCGACCTCCCCCGAGGGCGCCCGTGACTTCGTGGTCCCCTCCCGCCTGAACCCCGGCAGGTTCTACGCGCTGCCGCAGGCCCCGCAGCAGTTCAAGCAGCTGCTGATGATCTCCGGCTTCGACAGGTACTTCCAGATCGCGCCGTGTTTCCGCGACGAGGACGCCCGCGCCGACCGTTCGCCCGGCGAGTTCTACCAGCTCGACGTCGAGATGAGCTTCGTCGAGCAGGAGGACGTCTTCCGTCCGATCGAGAAGCTGATGACGGAGCTGTTCACGGAGTTCGGCGGCGGCCGGGAGGTCACCTCGCCCTTCCCGCGCATCCCGTTCCGCGAGTCGATGCTGAAGTACGGCAACGACAAGCCCGACCTGCGGGCCAAGCTGGAACTGCACGACATCACCGATGTCTTCGAGGGCTCGGAGTTCAAGGCGTTCGCGGGCAAGCACGTCCGCGCGCTGCCGGTGCCCGACACGGCCAAGCAGTCCCGCAAGTTCTTCGACGGCCTCGGTGACTACGCGGTCGAGCAGGGCGCGAAGGGTCTCGCCTGGGTCCGGGTCGGCGAGGACGGGGCACTGGCGGGACCGATCGCCAAGTTCCTCACCGAGGAGAACGTCAAGGCGCTCACCGACCGCCTCGGCCTCACCCCCGGTCACGCGGTCTTCTTCGGCGCGGGCGAGTTCGACGAGGTCTCGAAGATCATGTCGGCGGTCCGCGTCGAGGCGGCCAAGCGCGCGGGCCACTTCGAGGAGGGCGTCTTCCGGTTCTGCTGGATCGTGGACTTCCCGATGTACGAGAAGGACGAGGAGACCGGGAAGATCGACTTCTCGCACAACCCCTTCTCGATGCCCCAGGGCGGCATGGACGACCTGGAGTCCAAGGACCCGCTGTCCATTCTGGCGTGGCAGTACGACATCGTCTGCAACGGCATCGAGCTGTCCTCGGGCGCGATCCGCAACCACGAACCCGAGGTCATGCTCAAGGCGTTCGAGATCGCGGGCTACGACAGGGAGACCGTCGAGCACGAGTTCGCCGGCATGCTCCGCGCGTTCCGCCTCGGCGCCCCGCCGCACGGCGGCATCGCCCCCGGCGTCGACCGCATCGTCATGCTCCTCGCCGACGAGCCGAACATCCGCGAGACGATCACCTTCCCGCTCAACGGCAACGCCCAGGACCTGATGATGGGCGCGCCCACCGAGCTGGACGAGTCGCGGCTGCGCGAGCTGAACATCCAGCTGCGCAAGCCGGTCACGAAGTAG
- a CDS encoding AI-2E family transporter — translation MYKPTAALLPDPVRRVAAWCAVALLVTGVVAVGIWLCVVLKTAVTPVLLALLGTALLRPLHLLLVKAKVQRSLAAGVTCAAVVAVVGGAGYIVVNALLDTGDQIVDSVKQAADDVAKRLGTSGVSPGDMADNAKQLLSKFGGSAASGVLSGLSVVAQTGTAAVLALLLMFFFLRDADRALRTIRSLSPGGTADTVEAMARRAYGAVSGFMHGTTIIALIDASFITIGLLILGVPGAVGLGALVFVGAYIPYLGAFLSGAVAILVALADRGFIIALWALGVVVAVQVLEGHLLQPMIQSRTVQMHPAIVMITITAGASVAGILGMLLAVPVTAAAFGVFSEIRDRYGNGGGHGGAGGVEDSGATATAP, via the coding sequence ATGTACAAGCCGACCGCAGCGCTGCTCCCTGACCCCGTGCGACGTGTGGCCGCCTGGTGCGCGGTCGCGCTGCTGGTGACCGGGGTCGTCGCCGTCGGCATCTGGCTCTGCGTCGTACTCAAGACCGCGGTCACCCCCGTACTTCTCGCCCTCCTCGGCACCGCCCTGCTGCGCCCCCTCCACCTGCTGCTCGTCAAGGCGAAGGTGCAGCGTTCGCTGGCCGCGGGGGTGACCTGCGCCGCGGTCGTCGCCGTCGTCGGAGGCGCGGGCTACATCGTGGTGAACGCGCTCCTCGACACCGGCGACCAGATCGTGGACTCCGTCAAACAGGCCGCCGACGATGTCGCCAAGCGGCTCGGCACCTCAGGCGTCTCGCCCGGGGACATGGCGGACAACGCCAAACAACTGCTGAGCAAGTTCGGCGGTTCCGCCGCCTCCGGAGTGCTCAGCGGGCTCAGCGTCGTGGCGCAGACGGGCACCGCCGCCGTACTCGCGCTGCTGCTGATGTTCTTCTTCCTGCGCGACGCCGACCGCGCGCTGCGCACCATCCGCTCGCTCTCACCCGGCGGCACCGCAGACACCGTCGAGGCCATGGCCAGACGCGCCTACGGCGCGGTCTCCGGCTTCATGCACGGTACGACGATCATCGCCCTCATCGACGCGTCGTTCATCACCATCGGACTGCTGATCCTCGGGGTGCCGGGCGCCGTCGGGCTCGGGGCGCTCGTCTTCGTCGGCGCGTACATCCCCTACCTGGGGGCGTTCCTCTCCGGCGCGGTCGCCATCCTGGTGGCCCTCGCCGACCGGGGGTTCATCATCGCGCTGTGGGCGCTCGGCGTCGTCGTCGCCGTACAGGTGCTCGAAGGCCATCTGCTTCAGCCGATGATCCAGAGCCGTACGGTCCAGATGCACCCGGCCATCGTGATGATCACGATCACCGCGGGCGCCTCGGTCGCCGGAATCCTCGGCATGCTGCTCGCGGTCCCGGTGACAGCGGCGGCCTTCGGGGTCTTCTCGGAGATCAGGGACCGGTACGGGAACGGGGGCGGCCACGGGGGCGCTGGCGGCGTGGAGGACAGCGGGGCGACCGCCACGGCACCGTAA
- a CDS encoding TauD/TfdA family dioxygenase, with product MQRLQLTDAEQAEINTLVDRFIAAGHDWDPLTAAEAATATAQRLPLRLREFLTGARTAESGITVVSGVPLDPRLADTPIGWEAAAKSAAGRREEIALLLCGAAMGDPFGWESQQEGRLVHDVSPSRGMETSLTSASSEKTLSLHTEDVFHPCRADYVALLCLRNPDGVATTVAGVDALRLSPERRDALTEPRFHFFPDDSHTGPITGHTSGDDREAEADRVLFGPEQAPYLRFDVDFMEAADPGAGDAMRAADELLSSSPDRVVLNPGDLVFIDNYKVVHGRAPFTPRYDGADRWLKRLNLLRDVRRLYARSNTRTRLVPA from the coding sequence ATGCAGAGGCTGCAACTCACCGATGCCGAGCAGGCGGAGATCAACACCCTGGTCGACCGGTTCATCGCCGCGGGGCACGACTGGGACCCGCTCACCGCGGCGGAGGCCGCCACCGCCACTGCCCAGCGACTGCCGCTGCGGCTCAGGGAGTTCCTCACCGGCGCCAGGACCGCCGAGTCCGGCATCACGGTGGTTTCCGGGGTGCCCCTCGACCCGAGGCTGGCGGACACCCCCATCGGCTGGGAGGCGGCGGCCAAGTCCGCCGCGGGACGCCGGGAGGAGATAGCCCTGCTGCTGTGCGGGGCCGCCATGGGTGACCCCTTCGGCTGGGAGAGCCAGCAGGAGGGCCGGCTGGTCCACGACGTGTCCCCATCGCGGGGGATGGAGACCTCGCTGACCAGCGCCAGCAGCGAGAAGACGCTCTCGCTGCACACCGAGGACGTCTTCCACCCCTGCCGGGCCGACTACGTCGCGCTGCTGTGCCTGCGCAACCCCGACGGGGTGGCCACCACGGTGGCGGGCGTGGACGCGCTACGGCTGTCACCCGAGCGCCGCGACGCCCTCACCGAGCCGAGGTTCCACTTCTTTCCCGACGACTCGCACACCGGCCCCATCACGGGTCACACCTCCGGCGATGACCGGGAAGCCGAGGCGGACAGGGTCCTCTTCGGGCCCGAGCAGGCGCCGTACCTCCGCTTCGACGTGGACTTCATGGAGGCGGCCGACCCGGGCGCGGGGGACGCGATGCGCGCCGCCGACGAACTCCTCAGCTCGTCCCCGGACAGGGTCGTGCTGAACCCGGGCGACCTGGTGTTCATCGACAACTACAAGGTGGTGCACGGCCGTGCGCCGTTCACCCCCCGCTACGACGGAGCGGACCGCTGGCTGAAGCGGCTCAATCTGCTCAGGGACGTCCGTCGCCTGTACGCGCGGAGCAACACCCGCACCCGGCTGGTCCCCGCCTGA
- a CDS encoding pirin family protein gives MPAVTVENPLTLPRVAASAGAVPRPVLTVTTAPKGFEGEGFPVRRAFAGVDHRHLDPFIMMDQMGEVEYQPGEPKGTPWHPHRGFETVTYIMDGTFIHQDSNGGGGTITNGDTQWMTAGSGLLHIETPPESLVVSGGLFHGLQLWVNLPAKDKMSPPRYQDIRGGQVQLLTTEDGGSLLRVIAGELDGHQGPGVTHTPISMVHATVRPGAEATLPWRADFNGLVYVLAGRGSVGADRRPVHTGQTAVFGTGGSVTVRADEKQDGNTPDLEVVLLGGRPIREPMAHYGPFVMNSQAELQQAFDDFKAGRLGSVPAVHGM, from the coding sequence ATGCCCGCTGTGACCGTCGAGAACCCGCTGACCCTGCCCCGTGTGGCCGCGTCCGCCGGTGCCGTTCCGCGCCCCGTGCTCACCGTGACGACCGCGCCCAAGGGTTTCGAGGGTGAGGGATTCCCGGTGCGCCGCGCCTTCGCCGGTGTCGACCACCGCCACCTCGACCCGTTCATCATGATGGACCAGATGGGTGAGGTTGAGTATCAGCCTGGGGAGCCGAAAGGGACCCCCTGGCACCCGCACCGAGGCTTCGAGACCGTCACGTACATCATGGACGGCACCTTCATCCACCAGGACTCCAACGGCGGTGGCGGCACCATAACCAACGGGGACACCCAGTGGATGACGGCCGGTTCCGGGCTGCTCCACATCGAGACGCCTCCGGAGTCCCTGGTCGTGTCCGGCGGTCTCTTCCACGGCCTCCAGCTGTGGGTGAACCTCCCCGCCAAGGACAAGATGTCCCCGCCGCGCTACCAGGACATCCGGGGCGGCCAGGTCCAGCTGCTGACCACCGAGGACGGCGGTTCGCTGCTGCGGGTCATCGCCGGTGAACTCGACGGCCACCAGGGCCCCGGGGTCACGCACACGCCGATCAGCATGGTGCACGCCACCGTCCGCCCCGGCGCCGAGGCCACGCTGCCGTGGCGTGCGGACTTCAACGGCCTCGTCTACGTCCTCGCGGGACGCGGCTCCGTCGGCGCCGACCGCAGGCCCGTCCACACCGGACAGACCGCGGTCTTCGGCACGGGCGGCTCGGTGACCGTACGCGCCGACGAGAAGCAGGACGGCAACACCCCCGACCTCGAAGTGGTCCTGCTCGGCGGCCGGCCGATCAGGGAGCCGATGGCGCACTACGGCCCGTTCGTGATGAACAGCCAGGCCGAACTCCAGCAGGCCTTCGACGACTTCAAGGCCGGCCGGCTCGGCAGCGTCCCCGCGGTGCACGGCATGTGA